A window of the Lepus europaeus isolate LE1 chromosome 5, mLepTim1.pri, whole genome shotgun sequence genome harbors these coding sequences:
- the PLEKHO1 gene encoding pleckstrin homology domain-containing family O member 1 has protein sequence MMKKNNSAKRGPQDGNHPSAAPEKVGWVRKFCGKGIFREIWKNRYVVLKGDQLYISEKEVKDEKNIQEVFDLSDYEKCEELRKSKSRSKKNHSKFTLAHSKQPGNTAPNLIFLAVSPEEKESWIHALNSAITRAKNRILDEVTVEEDSYLAHPTRDRAKIQHSRRPPTRGHLMAVASTSTSDGMLTLDLIQEEDPSPEESTSCAESFRVDLDKSVAQLASSRRRADSDRAGSLPRPWEKRDKGATYTPQAPKKLTPTEKGRCASLEEILSQRDAAPARALPLRASGPSASVPPLPGQLSRIQDLVARKLEKTQELLAEVQGLGDGKRKAKDPPRSPPDSESEQLLLETERLLGEASSNWSQAKRVLQEVRELRDLYRQMDLQPPDAHLRQTAQHSQYRKSLM, from the exons ATGATGAAGAAGAACAATTCCGCCAAGAGG GGGCCGCAGGATGGAAACCATCCGTCTGCAGCGCCGGAGAAGGTCGGCTGGGTCCGGAAATTCTGCGGGAAAGGGATTTTCAGGGAGATTTGGAAGAACCGCTACGTGGTGTTGAAGGGGGACCAGCTCTACATCTCTGAGAAGGAG GTAAAagatgagaaaaacattcaagagGTGTTTGACCTGAGTGACTATGAGAAGTGTGAAGAGCTCCGGAAATCCAAGAGCAGGAGCAAGAAAAACCATAGCAAGTTTACTCTGGCCCACTCCAAACAGCCTGGTAACACG GCACCCAACCTGATCTTCCTGGCAGTGAGTCCGGAAGAGAAGGAGTCGTGGATCCATGCCCTCAACTCCGCCATCACCCGGGCTAAGAACCGCATCCTGGATGAG GTCACCGTGGAGGAGGACAGCTATCTCGCCCACCCCACCCGAGACAGGGCAAAAATCCAACACTCTCGCCGCCCCCCGACACGGGGGCACCTAATGGCTGTG GCCTCGACCTCTACCTCGGATGGCATGCTGACCTTGGACCTGATCCAGGAGGAAGACCCTTCCCCCGAGGAGTCAACCTCTTGTGCCGAGAGCTTTCGGGTTGACCTGGACAAgtctgtggcacagctggccaGCAGTCGGAGGAGAGCAGACTCGGACCGGGCAGGCAGCCTCCCCCGACCTTGGGAGAAGCGAGACAAGGGGGCCACCTACACCCCCCAGGCACCCAAGAAGTTGACCCCCACAGAGAAGGGCCGCTGTGCCTCCCTGGAGGAGATCTTGTCTCAGCGGGACGCTGCCCCAGCCCGTGCCCTCCCGCTGCGGGCTTCGGGACCCTCCGCCTCCGTCCCACCCCTCCCGGGGCAGCTGTCCCGGATTCAGGACCTGGTAGCAAGGAAACTGGAGAAGACTCAGGAGCTGTTGGCAGAGGTTCAGGGACTGGGAGATGGGAAGCGAAAGGCCAAGGACCCCCCTCGGTCTCCGCCTGATTCTGAGTCAGAGCAGCTGCTGCTGGAGACGGAGCGGCTGCTGGGAGAGGCCTCATCGAACTGGAGCCAGGCCAAGAGGGTGCTGCAGGAAGTCAGGGAGCTGAGGGACCTGTACAGACAGATGGACCTGCAGCCCCCCGACGCCCACCTCAGACAGACTGCCCAGCACAGCCAGTACCGCAAGAGCCTGATGTGA